Proteins co-encoded in one Desulfoplanes formicivorans genomic window:
- a CDS encoding Lon protease family protein, which translates to MSKRTCRLKANQLTTRLNPRKVPARAPRPEGLRPFQPRALQALKLALNIRTVEYNIYLAGEPGLGRSYLVKNFLAPLAAQEPVPSDWIYTFNFKDPDRPRVIALDPGQGRKLKQELAKAIRNIRHDLPARYEHESYVTRHDALINAYNLKRDKLLETMEARANARGFSLHADEDGSLSLYPLVEGKVLAPDEYERLDRTLRQDLKQQSSAIMDEVIDLSRQINKEEQVFRDQERELEREVARSVATSDLEELAREFAANGEVTTYLKDLIRDIEEHLDKFREREKPGSPEGTQDFPPDMANFFQRYDINLFVDNGDQQGAPVIFETNPGFFNLLGCIERETEWGTYYTDYTLIKAGSIHRANGGYLILYVNDLLAHPVAWEGLLRCLRSARLRVEDPTDHYDLIRTKTIEPEPIPMDLKIVLIGDDEMYEMLLEQEERFRKYFKIKAHIQETVFRTPETVAAYVGALRHIITENGLHPFTKEALARLVDHSSRLAQDQERLSLLFSRMREIMIEADALRTMRSQSTVTVDLVNETLRAGEYRLNLYEEEFLHEYDRTVIKVRTQGEEVGRANGLSVSQIGDYVLGLPHEISCTVGVGHGGILDLEREAELGGPIHTKGMMILKSYLLDLFAQDKPLVLTGSLCFEQSYAHVDGDSASGAELAALLSALANVPIRLNLAFTGAISQSGAILAVGEVTRKIEGFFNVCKRRGLTGDQGVLIPWDNKPQLMLGDEVVKAVEQGMFHIYAVRTIEEAMEILTGVKPGRRLKHGGFSKGSLYEAVDERLAELAELADMNRPRRRRRKQTRPEPKETQAVSDKDSTAGRPTA; encoded by the coding sequence ATGTCAAAACGAACCTGCCGACTCAAGGCCAACCAGCTCACAACCCGACTCAATCCGCGCAAGGTGCCCGCACGCGCCCCAAGGCCCGAGGGGCTGCGTCCCTTCCAACCCCGCGCCCTGCAGGCCCTCAAGCTCGCACTCAACATCAGAACCGTTGAATACAACATCTATCTTGCCGGAGAACCGGGACTGGGACGCAGTTATCTGGTGAAAAATTTTCTCGCCCCCCTGGCCGCACAAGAACCCGTCCCTTCGGACTGGATATATACCTTTAATTTCAAGGATCCGGATCGCCCCCGGGTCATCGCCCTGGACCCAGGCCAGGGGAGAAAACTCAAGCAGGAGCTCGCCAAGGCGATCCGGAACATTCGCCACGACCTTCCTGCCCGATATGAACACGAATCCTATGTCACAAGGCATGACGCCCTCATCAATGCCTACAATCTCAAGAGGGACAAACTTCTCGAAACCATGGAAGCCCGGGCCAATGCCAGGGGCTTCAGCCTCCATGCCGACGAAGACGGCTCCTTGTCCCTGTACCCCCTGGTGGAAGGCAAGGTACTTGCCCCCGACGAATACGAACGTCTGGACCGTACCCTGCGCCAGGATCTCAAGCAGCAGAGTTCCGCCATCATGGACGAGGTCATAGATCTTTCCAGACAGATCAACAAGGAAGAACAAGTCTTCAGGGATCAGGAACGGGAACTGGAACGGGAAGTGGCCCGGTCAGTGGCTACAAGCGATCTGGAGGAGCTGGCAAGGGAGTTTGCCGCCAACGGAGAAGTCACTACGTATCTCAAGGATCTGATCAGGGATATCGAGGAACATCTGGACAAATTCCGGGAACGGGAAAAACCCGGCTCGCCCGAAGGAACCCAGGATTTTCCCCCGGACATGGCCAACTTTTTTCAACGCTACGACATCAACCTGTTTGTGGACAACGGGGATCAGCAGGGTGCACCTGTCATTTTCGAGACCAACCCGGGATTTTTCAATCTTCTCGGCTGTATCGAACGGGAAACCGAATGGGGAACCTACTACACGGACTACACGCTCATCAAGGCGGGCAGCATCCATCGGGCCAATGGGGGGTATCTGATTTTGTATGTCAATGATCTTCTGGCCCATCCCGTGGCCTGGGAAGGGCTGTTGCGCTGTCTCAGGTCGGCCCGTTTGCGCGTGGAAGACCCCACTGACCACTATGATCTCATCCGGACCAAAACCATTGAGCCCGAACCCATCCCCATGGACCTGAAGATCGTTCTCATCGGTGATGACGAGATGTACGAAATGCTCCTGGAGCAGGAGGAACGGTTCAGAAAATATTTCAAGATCAAGGCCCATATCCAGGAAACCGTATTCCGGACCCCCGAGACCGTGGCCGCCTATGTGGGTGCATTGCGTCACATTATCACGGAAAACGGATTGCACCCCTTTACCAAGGAGGCCCTGGCCCGGCTTGTGGATCACTCGTCGCGACTGGCCCAGGATCAGGAACGGTTGTCCCTGCTCTTTTCCCGCATGCGGGAAATCATGATCGAGGCCGATGCCCTGCGTACAATGCGTTCCCAATCCACGGTCACCGTGGACCTGGTCAACGAAACCCTCAGGGCGGGCGAGTACCGGCTCAATCTGTATGAAGAGGAGTTCCTGCACGAGTACGACCGGACCGTGATCAAGGTGCGTACCCAGGGGGAGGAAGTCGGACGGGCCAATGGATTGTCCGTGAGCCAGATAGGCGACTATGTCCTGGGTCTGCCCCACGAGATTTCGTGTACCGTGGGTGTCGGTCACGGCGGCATCCTGGATCTGGAACGAGAAGCCGAACTGGGTGGCCCCATTCACACCAAGGGGATGATGATCCTCAAAAGCTATCTTCTGGATCTCTTTGCCCAGGACAAGCCCCTGGTGCTCACCGGAAGCCTGTGTTTTGAACAGAGCTACGCCCATGTGGACGGGGATTCGGCCTCGGGCGCGGAACTGGCAGCCCTGCTCTCTGCTCTGGCCAATGTGCCCATCCGACTCAACTTGGCCTTTACCGGGGCCATTTCCCAATCAGGGGCCATCCTGGCCGTGGGCGAGGTTACCCGCAAGATCGAAGGCTTTTTCAATGTCTGCAAACGTCGGGGCCTTACCGGCGACCAGGGCGTGCTCATTCCCTGGGACAACAAGCCCCAGCTCATGCTCGGGGACGAGGTGGTCAAGGCCGTGGAACAGGGCATGTTTCACATCTACGCGGTCAGGACCATTGAAGAGGCCATGGAAATCCTGACGGGCGTCAAACCCGGCAGACGCCTCAAGCACGGGGGCTTTTCCAAGGGCTCCCTTTACGAGGCCGTTGACGAAAGATTGGCCGAACTGGCAGAATTGGCGGACATGAACCGCCCCCGAAGACGTCGCCGCAAACAGACGCGGCCCGAGCCCAAAGAGACTCAGGCCGTGTCAGACAAAGACTCCACAGCAGGCAGACCGACAGCATAA
- a CDS encoding mechanosensitive ion channel domain-containing protein has translation MHSLQRPGFRFWLTALFLTLLAIAGRIPGYALAQDTPSKHDLETTATEEARIATYFDATLGEIQEFIDARAETSAQVRKTLANLATTQLRLEQELRQIKGMARIVQGKPYETRGILQDLKSLRKEIRETRGPAENLFHELSARQNKIGLLAMETDQPWTRELPSSLQSKLADLKRALTQSEKEIKQHQVRLGKALEAIKALDDRAQETLVSIEKVLPGFWKRLLFSPRDNLLDRKSWQDAPSELKAWIAELPTLLRIQLPGSSGEWIDWVGKVLVYWILILTALFLGLRRTVIWQRMIKARSASHIHIPWIWGSLALALLSAFFTAGYRQTTLQLGLIYLTLFYAIMRAAWTGRMFEQAVGYMSPLRPVFLLFAGATILQLLDLPQVLASLVWLFVLGAAMALARRLQAPFFLERAIAGITPTICLILLVLALFGLLQLSLLLAQIGALTCLFLQVVIVVTSWLRISVERLPATLTMTIVKSLVVGFGSPLIWILGISAILGWLTMHMGSDFVFQRISTMNLSWGEYSLNFFRFAVIIVLFYLTHAFGNIWGQILDQKYFRWSRIDPGIIASLRTTGGYAIWIISGIIAVNIMGIRLTSLAVIAGGLSVGIGFGLQNLTNNFISGLILLFGRTIQAGDVIQIDQLWGSVLKINIRNTEIRTFDNSIIFVPNSELISGRLTNWTHRGDCRLRRDLQVGVAYGSDIELVKTTLLRVAKEHAHVLADPAPAVLFKAFGASSLDFVLRVWVDHIDFSLSTLSDLHEAVNHAFAQAGIEISFPQMDVHLRDTVPFHVTFREDTSSS, from the coding sequence ATGCACTCCCTTCAACGTCCCGGTTTTCGATTCTGGCTGACAGCCCTTTTCCTGACTCTGCTGGCCATTGCAGGGCGTATCCCCGGATACGCCCTTGCCCAGGACACACCGTCCAAACATGACCTGGAAACCACGGCCACCGAGGAGGCCAGGATTGCCACCTATTTTGACGCAACCCTTGGTGAAATCCAGGAATTCATTGATGCCCGCGCAGAGACCTCAGCCCAGGTCCGGAAAACACTTGCCAACCTGGCAACCACCCAGCTCCGACTCGAACAGGAACTCCGCCAGATCAAGGGCATGGCCAGGATCGTCCAGGGAAAACCGTATGAAACCAGGGGCATTCTTCAGGACCTGAAAAGCCTGCGCAAGGAGATACGGGAAACACGCGGCCCGGCTGAAAACCTGTTCCATGAATTGAGCGCCCGCCAGAACAAGATCGGCCTGTTGGCCATGGAAACTGATCAGCCCTGGACCAGGGAACTGCCTTCTTCCCTGCAGAGCAAGCTGGCAGACCTCAAACGCGCCCTGACTCAAAGCGAAAAGGAAATCAAGCAGCACCAGGTCAGACTGGGCAAGGCACTGGAAGCCATCAAGGCACTGGATGACCGGGCCCAGGAAACCCTTGTCTCCATAGAAAAGGTCCTTCCGGGGTTCTGGAAACGGCTGCTCTTCTCGCCCAGGGACAATCTGCTGGACAGAAAATCGTGGCAGGACGCGCCTTCCGAACTGAAAGCCTGGATCGCCGAACTCCCCACCCTGCTGCGGATCCAGCTGCCCGGCTCCAGCGGGGAGTGGATCGACTGGGTCGGCAAGGTGCTTGTCTACTGGATTCTGATCCTGACGGCCCTGTTTCTGGGATTGCGCCGAACAGTCATCTGGCAGCGCATGATCAAGGCCCGGTCGGCAAGTCACATCCACATTCCCTGGATATGGGGTTCCCTGGCCCTTGCCCTGTTGAGCGCCTTTTTCACGGCAGGCTACCGCCAGACCACATTGCAACTGGGCCTCATCTATCTGACCCTGTTCTATGCCATCATGCGCGCGGCCTGGACCGGCAGGATGTTCGAACAGGCCGTGGGCTACATGTCGCCCTTGCGCCCGGTGTTTCTCCTGTTTGCCGGAGCCACCATCCTGCAGCTGCTGGATCTGCCTCAGGTTCTGGCCTCGCTGGTCTGGCTGTTTGTACTGGGCGCGGCCATGGCCCTGGCGCGCAGACTCCAGGCCCCCTTTTTCCTGGAAAGGGCCATAGCCGGAATCACGCCGACCATCTGTCTGATCCTTCTTGTTCTGGCCCTGTTCGGCCTTTTGCAGCTTTCCCTGCTTCTGGCCCAGATAGGGGCACTGACCTGCCTGTTCCTGCAGGTCGTCATCGTGGTCACCAGCTGGCTCAGGATCAGTGTTGAACGGCTTCCAGCCACCCTGACCATGACCATTGTCAAAAGCCTTGTGGTCGGGTTTGGCTCCCCCCTGATCTGGATTCTTGGTATCTCGGCCATCCTGGGCTGGCTGACCATGCACATGGGCAGTGATTTCGTGTTCCAGCGCATTTCCACCATGAATCTGAGCTGGGGCGAATACTCCCTGAACTTTTTTCGTTTCGCCGTGATCATTGTCCTGTTCTATCTGACCCATGCCTTTGGAAACATCTGGGGACAGATTCTGGACCAGAAATACTTCCGCTGGTCCAGGATTGATCCCGGCATCATCGCATCCCTGCGAACCACAGGGGGTTATGCCATCTGGATCATCAGCGGGATCATTGCCGTGAACATCATGGGCATCAGGCTGACCTCCCTGGCGGTCATTGCAGGTGGTCTTTCCGTGGGTATCGGTTTCGGTCTACAGAACCTGACCAACAACTTTATCAGCGGACTGATCCTGCTGTTCGGACGAACCATCCAGGCCGGGGATGTCATTCAGATCGACCAGCTCTGGGGCAGCGTCCTCAAAATCAACATCCGCAACACGGAAATCCGGACATTTGACAATTCCATCATTTTTGTTCCCAATTCCGAGCTCATCTCCGGCCGGTTGACCAATTGGACCCATCGCGGAGACTGCCGGCTGCGCCGGGACCTGCAGGTGGGCGTGGCCTATGGATCGGATATCGAGCTGGTCAAAACAACGCTGCTCCGCGTGGCCAAGGAGCATGCCCACGTTCTTGCCGACCCAGCGCCCGCGGTCCTGTTCAAGGCATTTGGAGCCAGCTCCCTGGACTTTGTCCTCAGGGTCTGGGTGGATCACATTGATTTTTCCCTGTCCACCCTTTCGGATCTGCACGAGGCCGTGAACCATGCCTTTGCCCAGGCGGGTATCGAAATCTCCTTCCCCCAGATGGACGTCCATCTCCGGGACACGGTCCCGTTCCATGTCACCTTCCGGGAAGACACTTCCAGTTCATGA
- a CDS encoding LysE/ArgO family amino acid transporter, translated as MHSAFWEGFGVGGGLIVAIGAQNAFVLTQGVRRNFHYLVAGICFVFDVLFISLGVVGVGAAALARPGLVSWLGWLGSLFLFWCGWRALMSALRGGQLDMAEAGRLTMKGAVVTTLAVTLLNPHVYLDTILFLGGISTQFAGTGRYLFGLGAATASFCWFFSLSFGGQFLAPLFKKPLTWRFLDGFVCLTMWGIAVTMVLRQLMPSLSAH; from the coding sequence ATGCATTCTGCTTTTTGGGAAGGGTTTGGCGTGGGCGGTGGCCTGATTGTGGCCATTGGCGCGCAAAACGCCTTTGTTCTCACCCAGGGGGTGCGCCGCAACTTCCACTATCTGGTCGCTGGAATCTGTTTCGTGTTTGATGTCCTGTTCATCAGTCTCGGTGTTGTGGGTGTCGGAGCCGCAGCCCTGGCCCGTCCCGGTCTGGTGAGCTGGCTGGGATGGCTGGGAAGCCTGTTCCTGTTCTGGTGCGGTTGGCGCGCTCTGATGTCGGCCCTGCGCGGCGGGCAGTTGGACATGGCCGAGGCGGGGCGTCTGACCATGAAAGGGGCGGTGGTAACCACCCTTGCCGTGACTCTGCTCAATCCCCATGTCTATCTGGATACCATCCTTTTTCTGGGAGGGATCAGCACGCAGTTCGCTGGAACCGGACGATACCTGTTCGGTCTGGGAGCGGCCACTGCCTCGTTTTGCTGGTTTTTCAGCCTGAGTTTTGGCGGCCAGTTTCTGGCTCCCCTGTTCAAAAAGCCCCTTACCTGGCGGTTTCTCGACGGGTTTGTCTGCCTGACCATGTGGGGGATCGCCGTCACCATGGTCCTTCGTCAGCTGATGCCTTCCCTGTCCGCGCACTGA
- a CDS encoding LysR family transcriptional regulator ArgP: MLDYKLLEALAAVVQEEGFDKAATTLHLTQSAISHRIRTLEEQTGQTLLIRGAPPRPTPAGQKVLKHFRMVQSLESDLEDVFLLRPRDGFISLVLGINADSLATWFLPAIRPFLDREHVLLDLLVKDQDITHQLLANGDVIGCISSKAEPPAGCTAHPLGVMTYRLMATPDFMATWFPNGLTREAATRAPAVIFNRRDGLHHAMLCSLFPEFSHAFPAHYIPSSEQFVRVIMQGHGYGLIPDLQMKKLREADSLAECAPGKAMPIPLFWHTWSRQSDLLARFTSALVQGGADVLEPMT, from the coding sequence ATGCTTGATTACAAACTGCTTGAGGCCCTGGCAGCCGTTGTCCAGGAAGAAGGCTTTGACAAGGCCGCAACCACCCTGCACCTGACCCAGTCCGCAATCTCCCACCGCATCAGGACCCTGGAGGAACAGACCGGGCAGACGCTGCTCATCCGGGGAGCCCCTCCCCGGCCGACCCCGGCCGGACAAAAGGTGCTCAAGCATTTCCGCATGGTCCAAAGCCTGGAAAGCGACCTTGAAGACGTTTTCCTGCTCCGCCCCCGGGACGGATTCATCTCCCTGGTCCTCGGGATCAATGCCGACAGCCTGGCCACCTGGTTTCTCCCTGCCATCCGCCCGTTTCTGGACCGGGAGCACGTTCTGCTGGACCTGCTCGTCAAGGACCAGGACATCACCCACCAACTCCTTGCCAACGGCGATGTCATCGGATGCATCAGTTCCAAGGCCGAGCCCCCGGCAGGATGCACGGCCCACCCCCTGGGCGTCATGACCTACAGGCTCATGGCCACGCCAGACTTTATGGCGACCTGGTTTCCCAACGGATTGACCCGGGAAGCGGCAACCCGTGCTCCGGCCGTAATCTTCAACCGCAGGGACGGGCTGCACCACGCCATGCTCTGCTCCCTGTTTCCGGAATTTTCCCATGCCTTTCCGGCCCATTACATCCCGTCTTCCGAACAATTCGTCCGGGTCATCATGCAGGGACATGGGTACGGACTCATCCCTGATCTGCAGATGAAGAAACTCCGGGAAGCGGACAGCCTTGCGGAGTGCGCCCCGGGGAAGGCCATGCCCATCCCGCTGTTCTGGCACACCTGGAGCCGCCAATCGGATCTTCTTGCCCGATTCACCTCGGCCCTGGTACAAGGCGGGGCAGACGTTCTTGAGCCCATGACCTGA
- a CDS encoding response regulator produces MSREKVLLVDDEKDFLSALAERMQVRGMDVATATTGQQALEMVGTDSYDAIVLDLQLPDIDGLETLKAIKASHPEAQIILLTGHATVEKGIEAMKIGATDFLEKPADLKALTEKIAAAKEKKMLIVQKKNEKKINEILESKGW; encoded by the coding sequence ATGTCCAGGGAAAAGGTATTGCTTGTTGATGACGAAAAGGATTTTTTGAGTGCCTTGGCTGAAAGGATGCAGGTGCGTGGCATGGACGTGGCCACGGCAACCACCGGGCAGCAGGCCCTTGAGATGGTGGGGACGGATTCCTATGATGCCATTGTGCTTGATCTTCAGCTACCGGATATTGATGGATTGGAAACCTTGAAGGCGATCAAGGCCAGCCATCCCGAGGCCCAGATCATTCTGCTCACGGGTCATGCCACGGTGGAAAAAGGGATCGAGGCCATGAAGATCGGGGCCACGGATTTTTTGGAAAAACCGGCTGACCTCAAAGCCCTGACGGAAAAGATCGCAGCGGCCAAGGAAAAAAAGATGCTCATCGTCCAGAAGAAGAACGAAAAAAAGATCAATGAAATTCTGGAATCCAAGGGGTGGTGA
- a CDS encoding HAMP domain-containing histidine kinase: MTTSEVANHACHQKDELAFFGRMCASISHEIKNCLAVINEQNGLHEDLLMLQQQGRELPVERVLRINQTIGEQVQRMDCIVKRLNRFAHSPDHVEERIDLGELCAYVLELCRRFATNRGVVMTCEADAPVVIKAQPFLVMHLLVTCLEHLLSVVASGETIALQVVQDDQGPIIAIRPGLEHTPVAIQSLAVAVGAVVEREDGGDKAATRLRFRSV; encoded by the coding sequence ATGACCACCTCTGAGGTTGCAAACCACGCGTGCCACCAGAAGGACGAGCTTGCTTTTTTCGGCCGGATGTGCGCCAGCATTTCCCACGAGATCAAGAACTGCCTGGCGGTGATCAACGAACAAAACGGATTGCATGAAGATCTGCTCATGCTGCAGCAGCAGGGGCGGGAACTGCCCGTGGAGCGGGTTCTGCGGATCAACCAGACCATTGGCGAGCAGGTGCAGCGCATGGACTGTATTGTCAAACGGCTGAACCGGTTTGCCCACAGCCCTGATCATGTGGAGGAACGCATTGATCTCGGGGAGTTGTGTGCCTATGTCCTTGAGCTGTGCAGACGGTTTGCCACCAATCGGGGCGTTGTGATGACCTGTGAGGCGGATGCACCTGTTGTCATCAAGGCCCAGCCGTTTCTGGTCATGCACTTGCTGGTGACCTGTCTCGAACATCTCCTGTCTGTGGTTGCTTCCGGGGAAACCATTGCCTTGCAGGTTGTCCAGGACGACCAGGGGCCGATTATTGCAATCAGGCCCGGTTTGGAGCATACTCCTGTTGCCATTCAGTCTCTTGCCGTTGCTGTCGGCGCTGTTGTCGAGCGGGAGGACGGTGGAGACAAGGCGGCAACCAGGCTGCGTTTTCGGAGTGTTTGA
- a CDS encoding response regulator: MHILLVDDEEELVSTLAERLGFRGIRAEWATSGEKALELVQEKDFDIAVLDVKMPKTSGLELMGMLKEKSPGLRFIFVTGHGSESDFRQGRESGASFYLMKPLKLEVLVDTLEKTMAGKTQDQGDHLS; encoded by the coding sequence GTGCATATACTGTTAGTTGATGATGAAGAGGAATTGGTAAGTACCCTGGCCGAGCGTCTGGGGTTTCGGGGCATACGCGCCGAGTGGGCCACCTCCGGGGAAAAGGCCCTTGAGCTTGTGCAGGAAAAGGATTTTGATATCGCGGTGTTGGATGTGAAAATGCCCAAGACCAGCGGGCTTGAACTCATGGGTATGCTCAAGGAAAAGTCTCCTGGGCTGCGGTTCATCTTTGTGACCGGCCATGGTTCGGAATCGGATTTTCGGCAGGGGCGCGAAAGCGGGGCCTCGTTCTATCTCATGAAACCCCTGAAACTGGAGGTCCTGGTGGATACCCTGGAAAAGACCATGGCCGGGAAGACGCAGGATCAAGGAGACCATCTGTCATGA
- a CDS encoding sensor histidine kinase: protein MKNIPAFLYRLLPPFWRETEPGKSTPSLFSYRRVWWWVIISTTTVSILPLLLLTVMNLNQYQKTIYSEMVYPVSRLVSNVKRSVSFFLEERRSALTFLVEDNSFEQLTDNRHLCKLFVHLKESFGGFIDLGVIDVHGVQRAYVGPYPLQDKNYKDQSWFGEVIVRGIYISDVFRGFRDVPHFIIAVKHQQDDGSFFILRATIDTSEFYDLVEHLDIRPGWDAFIVNKQGVLQTPSRIHGKVLEPSGVQVPPYSTTTQIIQTTDWVTGYAYIPDTPFVFMLLREQGGEADGWDKLRTQVLIILGASVVLIFFVILGVVTFLVNRIYMADKTRAAAMRRIEHTGKMASIGRLAAGVAHEINNPLAIINEKSGLIKDLLTYSKEYKADSRLIGLIDSVIESVERCSTITHRLLGFARHIDVRVESLDLTSLMEEVLGFLKKEAEYRDIHIGLHADEDLPEIQSDRGQLQQVFLNIVNNAFAAVDDGGWINIELQKIDTNRVAVMIADNGKGISPENIKRIFEPFFSTKTSQGGTGLGLSITYGLVEKLGGTIHVESEPGKGTTFTIELPIKR from the coding sequence ATGAAAAACATCCCCGCATTCCTGTACAGGCTGCTGCCCCCGTTCTGGAGGGAGACCGAGCCCGGTAAAAGCACCCCCTCTCTTTTCAGTTATCGTCGTGTCTGGTGGTGGGTCATCATCAGTACGACCACGGTTTCCATCCTTCCTTTGCTTTTGCTGACGGTCATGAACCTCAATCAGTATCAGAAGACCATCTATTCGGAGATGGTCTATCCCGTGTCCAGGCTTGTCTCCAATGTCAAACGAAGCGTCTCCTTTTTCCTTGAGGAGCGCCGTTCGGCCCTGACTTTTCTGGTGGAAGACAATTCCTTTGAACAGCTGACGGATAATCGTCATCTCTGTAAGCTTTTTGTCCATCTGAAAGAATCCTTTGGCGGATTCATCGACCTGGGGGTCATTGATGTCCATGGGGTCCAGCGGGCCTATGTGGGCCCCTATCCCCTGCAGGACAAAAATTACAAGGATCAGAGCTGGTTTGGTGAGGTCATTGTCCGGGGCATCTATATCAGTGACGTGTTCAGGGGATTCCGGGACGTTCCCCATTTTATCATCGCCGTGAAACACCAGCAGGATGATGGTTCTTTTTTCATCCTCAGGGCCACCATTGATACCAGTGAGTTTTATGATCTGGTGGAACACCTGGATATCCGGCCCGGCTGGGACGCCTTTATCGTCAACAAGCAAGGCGTGCTCCAGACGCCCTCGCGCATCCACGGCAAGGTGCTGGAACCCAGCGGGGTTCAGGTGCCCCCGTATTCCACAACCACCCAGATCATTCAGACTACGGACTGGGTTACCGGGTATGCCTATATTCCGGACACTCCGTTCGTTTTCATGCTGCTTCGGGAGCAGGGCGGCGAGGCCGACGGCTGGGATAAGCTGCGCACCCAGGTGCTCATCATCCTTGGGGCCAGTGTTGTTCTTATTTTCTTTGTCATCCTCGGGGTGGTCACCTTTCTGGTCAACCGTATTTACATGGCCGACAAGACCAGGGCCGCTGCCATGCGGCGCATCGAACACACCGGGAAAATGGCGTCCATCGGCAGACTGGCTGCTGGCGTGGCCCACGAAATCAACAATCCCCTGGCCATCATCAACGAGAAAAGCGGTCTCATCAAGGATCTGCTGACCTACTCCAAGGAGTACAAGGCGGATTCCCGATTGATAGGCCTCATTGATTCCGTGATCGAGTCGGTGGAACGGTGCAGCACCATTACCCATCGGTTGCTCGGATTTGCCCGGCACATTGATGTGCGGGTGGAGTCCCTTGATCTGACGTCCCTTATGGAAGAAGTGCTCGGATTTTTGAAAAAGGAGGCCGAATACAGGGATATCCATATTGGTCTTCACGCGGATGAGGATCTGCCTGAAATCCAGAGTGACCGGGGGCAGCTCCAGCAGGTTTTCCTGAATATTGTCAACAATGCCTTTGCCGCGGTGGATGATGGCGGCTGGATCAATATCGAACTGCAAAAGATCGACACCAACCGCGTGGCCGTGATGATTGCCGACAACGGCAAGGGGATCAGTCCGGAAAACATCAAACGCATTTTCGAGCCCTTTTTTTCCACCAAGACCAGCCAGGGGGGGACCGGGCTAGGTCTTTCCATCACCTATGGGCTGGTGGAAAAACTCGGGGGGACCATTCATGTGGAAAGTGAACCGGGCAAGGGCACAACATTTACTATCGAACTGCCCATCAAGCGATAG
- a CDS encoding response regulator, whose product MPSISIFHGNFVHSKEIGTTVADVLGYELVYDQDLITKASERFNIAANKITRAVYEKPSAFDSFTHEKARCVAYLKSVMASDLARENVVYYGFLGHLIPESVSHVLKVCLIADRKARLEVAQATGLSEKEAQKAILRHDESCAYWTDHLFHKEPWDASLYDIIIPTDKKERAECVDIIVKSVNNEILRSTEKSRQAVADFVLAAKVELALAKSGHSMKVTADQGDVTIVIEKNVIMLSRLEDELKQIASEVEGVKAVYTKVGPNFYRNDVYRRYDFETPTKVLLVDDEREFVETLSERMLMRDMGSHVVYDGKEALDFVQEEEPEVMVLDLRMPGVDGYEVLRRIKKEHPRVEVIILTGHGSEADRAKCMEMGAFAYLEKPVNIDKLAETLKAAKAKYAQS is encoded by the coding sequence ATGCCTTCGATATCGATATTCCACGGCAATTTCGTTCATTCCAAGGAAATCGGCACCACCGTGGCCGACGTCCTTGGCTACGAACTGGTGTATGATCAGGATCTCATTACCAAGGCCAGCGAACGTTTCAATATCGCCGCCAACAAGATCACCCGGGCCGTGTACGAAAAACCCTCGGCCTTTGATTCCTTTACCCACGAAAAGGCCCGCTGCGTGGCCTACCTCAAATCCGTCATGGCCAGCGATTTGGCCAGGGAAAACGTCGTGTACTACGGTTTTTTGGGACATCTGATTCCGGAATCCGTCTCCCATGTGCTCAAGGTGTGTCTCATTGCCGACCGCAAAGCACGTCTCGAAGTGGCCCAGGCCACGGGACTGAGCGAGAAAGAGGCTCAAAAGGCCATTCTCAGGCATGATGAAAGTTGTGCCTACTGGACAGACCATCTTTTCCACAAGGAGCCCTGGGACGCGTCCTTGTATGATATCATCATTCCCACGGACAAGAAGGAACGTGCCGAATGTGTGGACATCATCGTGAAATCGGTCAATAACGAGATTTTAAGGTCCACCGAGAAAAGTCGCCAGGCGGTTGCCGATTTCGTGCTGGCTGCCAAGGTGGAACTGGCTCTGGCCAAGTCCGGCCACAGCATGAAGGTGACCGCGGATCAGGGCGACGTGACCATTGTCATCGAGAAGAACGTGATCATGCTTTCCCGCCTTGAAGACGAGCTCAAGCAGATCGCATCGGAGGTGGAAGGGGTGAAGGCCGTTTACACCAAGGTGGGTCCCAATTTTTATCGCAATGATGTCTACAGGCGGTACGATTTCGAGACACCCACCAAGGTGTTGCTTGTGGATGATGAGCGGGAATTCGTGGAAACCCTGTCCGAACGCATGCTCATGCGGGACATGGGTTCCCATGTTGTTTATGATGGCAAAGAGGCCCTGGATTTTGTTCAGGAAGAAGAACCCGAGGTCATGGTCCTGGATCTGCGCATGCCCGGCGTGGACGGTTATGAGGTGCTGCGTCGGATCAAGAAAGAGCATCCCCGGGTGGAGGTGATCATCCTCACCGGACATGGTTCCGAAGCAGACCGGGCCAAGTGTATGGAGATGGGCGCTTTTGCCTATCTGGAAAAACCTGTCAATATCGACAAGCTGGCTGAAACCCTTAAAGCCGCCAAGGCCAAGTACGCCCAGTCCTAG